The following are encoded together in the Choristoneura fumiferana chromosome 4, NRCan_CFum_1, whole genome shotgun sequence genome:
- the LOC141427597 gene encoding katanin p60 ATPase-containing subunit A1-like isoform X5 — MTNDGKAGGSEAKEAGEARGSWPRRSEDVKIEFGFGVPLGAMGAHPAFHSAWDIGCPSSSFHQMARMMDRMMNESLQPFGFARMSTRRGDDSKEPPRDGLRTERSDTRRERAKQPDTHAANASSMGSGRKTRSVERIPKTSRARQLVPIKPIPRKSDIPAEAGDVTIFEKDEKVFDATGYELHLVETLERDILQKNPDVRWRDVIGLDDAKSVLQEAMVLPLVMPDYFKGIRRPWKGVLLTGPPGTGKTLLARAVATECRTTFFNVSSATLTSKYRGDSEKLVRLLFDMAAFYAPSTIFLDEVDSLCAVRGADSEHEASRRFKAELLIQMDGLSAVFHRDKIIMVLAATNHPWDIDEAFRRRFEKRIYIGLPDETTRVKLLKLCLREVVLADDVDLKDLASKLDGYSGSDICNLCRDAAMMTMRRKIAGKSPDQIRHLKRSELEAPISRDDLAAATDKTRRTVSQADVARYTGWMQRHGCS, encoded by the exons ATGACGAACGACGGGAAAGCCGGTGGCTCGGAGGCGAAAGAGGCGGGGGAGGCGCGAGGGTCGTGGCCGCGGAGGTCGGAGGACGTCAAGATAGAGTTTGGGTTCGGTGTGCCCTTGGGAGCCATGGGGGCGCATCCTGCGTTTCACTCCGCTTGGGACATTGGCTG CCCGTCCTCCTCCTTCCACCAAATGGCCAGGATGATGGACAGAATGATGAACGAGAGTCTGCAGCCGttcggcttcgcccgcatgagCACAAGACGAGGGGACGACAGCAAAGAACCGCCTCGCGATGGCCTCAGGACCGAGAGGAGCGACACGAGGCGAGAGCGCGCCAAGCAGCCCGATACGCATGCTGCTAACG CATCCTCAATGGGCAGCGGAAGGAAAACACGATCAGTCGAAAGGATACCGAAAACCTCAAGAGCAAGGCAGTTGGTGCCAATCAAACCTATACCCCGAAAAAGCGACATACCCGCAGAAGCAGGTGATGTCACCATTTTTGAAAAAGATGAGAAAGTCTTCGATGCGACGGGCTATGAACTACATCTTGTTGAGACTTTAGAAAGGGACATACTGCAAAAGAATCCTGATGTTCGCTGGAGAGATGTCATAGGTTTGGATGATGCAAAATCTGTGCTGCAAGAGGCTATGGTTTTGCCGCTTGTTATGCCTGATTATTTTAAG GGTATTCGTAGACCATGGAAAGGCGTGCTGCTGACAGGTCCCCCAGGCACGGGGAAGACGCTTCTGGCGCGGGCGGTGGCCACTGAATGCAGGACCACGTTCTTCAATGTATCCTCTGCTACCCTCACATCTAAGTATCGCGGGGATTCGGAGAAACTGGTTCGGCTGCTGTTCGATATG GCGGCATTCTACGCACCGAGTACCATTTTCCTGGACGAAGTGGATTCGCTCTGCGCAGTGCGAGGCGCGGACTCAGAGCATGAAGCTTCCAGGCGGTTCAAAGCTGAACTCCTCATTCAGATGGATGGATTATCAGCCGTTTT TCATCGAGACAAAATCATTATGGTGTTGGCAGCAACCAACCACCCATGGGACATCGATGAGGCGTTCCGCAGACGGTTCGAGAAGAGGATCTACATCGGTCTACCGGACG AAACGACGCGCGTAAAGTTGCTAAAACTATGTCTGCGAGAAGTGGTGCTGGCAGATGACGTGGACTTGAAAGACCTGGCTTCTAAGCTGGATGGCTATAGCGGGTCCGACATCTGCAACCTGTGCAG AGACGCAGCAATGATGACGATGCGCCGCAAGATCGCCGGCAAGTCCCCGGATCAGATCCGGCACCTCAAGCGGTCGGAGCTGGAGGCGCCCATCTCCCGGGACGACCTGGCAGCTGCCACGGACAAGACCAGGCGCACCGTGTCCCAGGCCGACGTGGCCCGGTACACCGGCTGGATGCAGCGCCACGGCTGCTCCTAG
- the LOC141427597 gene encoding katanin p60 ATPase-containing subunit A1-like isoform X4, with product MTNDGKAGGSEAKEAGEARGSWPRRSEDVKIEFGFGVPLGAMGAHPAFHSAWDIGCPSSSFHQMARMMDRMMNESLQPFGFARMSTRRGDDSKEPPRDGLRTERSDTRRERAKQPDTHAANGTRHPPTQASSMGSGRKTRSVERIPKTSRARQLVPIKPIPRKSDIPAEAGDVTIFEKDEKVFDATGYELHLVETLERDILQKNPDVRWRDVIGLDDAKSVLQEAMVLPLVMPDYFKGIRRPWKGVLLTGPPGTGKTLLARAVATECRTTFFNVSSATLTSKYRGDSEKLVRLLFDMAAFYAPSTIFLDEVDSLCAVRGADSEHEASRRFKAELLIQMDGLSAVFHRDKIIMVLAATNHPWDIDEAFRRRFEKRIYIGLPDETTRVKLLKLCLREVVLADDVDLKDLASKLDGYSGSDICNLCRDAAMMTMRRKIAGKSPDQIRHLKRSELEAPISRDDLAAATDKTRRTVSQADVARYTGWMQRHGCS from the exons ATGACGAACGACGGGAAAGCCGGTGGCTCGGAGGCGAAAGAGGCGGGGGAGGCGCGAGGGTCGTGGCCGCGGAGGTCGGAGGACGTCAAGATAGAGTTTGGGTTCGGTGTGCCCTTGGGAGCCATGGGGGCGCATCCTGCGTTTCACTCCGCTTGGGACATTGGCTG CCCGTCCTCCTCCTTCCACCAAATGGCCAGGATGATGGACAGAATGATGAACGAGAGTCTGCAGCCGttcggcttcgcccgcatgagCACAAGACGAGGGGACGACAGCAAAGAACCGCCTCGCGATGGCCTCAGGACCGAGAGGAGCGACACGAGGCGAGAGCGCGCCAAGCAGCCCGATACGCATGCTGCTAACGGTACGCGGCATCCACCTACACAAG CATCCTCAATGGGCAGCGGAAGGAAAACACGATCAGTCGAAAGGATACCGAAAACCTCAAGAGCAAGGCAGTTGGTGCCAATCAAACCTATACCCCGAAAAAGCGACATACCCGCAGAAGCAGGTGATGTCACCATTTTTGAAAAAGATGAGAAAGTCTTCGATGCGACGGGCTATGAACTACATCTTGTTGAGACTTTAGAAAGGGACATACTGCAAAAGAATCCTGATGTTCGCTGGAGAGATGTCATAGGTTTGGATGATGCAAAATCTGTGCTGCAAGAGGCTATGGTTTTGCCGCTTGTTATGCCTGATTATTTTAAG GGTATTCGTAGACCATGGAAAGGCGTGCTGCTGACAGGTCCCCCAGGCACGGGGAAGACGCTTCTGGCGCGGGCGGTGGCCACTGAATGCAGGACCACGTTCTTCAATGTATCCTCTGCTACCCTCACATCTAAGTATCGCGGGGATTCGGAGAAACTGGTTCGGCTGCTGTTCGATATG GCGGCATTCTACGCACCGAGTACCATTTTCCTGGACGAAGTGGATTCGCTCTGCGCAGTGCGAGGCGCGGACTCAGAGCATGAAGCTTCCAGGCGGTTCAAAGCTGAACTCCTCATTCAGATGGATGGATTATCAGCCGTTTT TCATCGAGACAAAATCATTATGGTGTTGGCAGCAACCAACCACCCATGGGACATCGATGAGGCGTTCCGCAGACGGTTCGAGAAGAGGATCTACATCGGTCTACCGGACG AAACGACGCGCGTAAAGTTGCTAAAACTATGTCTGCGAGAAGTGGTGCTGGCAGATGACGTGGACTTGAAAGACCTGGCTTCTAAGCTGGATGGCTATAGCGGGTCCGACATCTGCAACCTGTGCAG AGACGCAGCAATGATGACGATGCGCCGCAAGATCGCCGGCAAGTCCCCGGATCAGATCCGGCACCTCAAGCGGTCGGAGCTGGAGGCGCCCATCTCCCGGGACGACCTGGCAGCTGCCACGGACAAGACCAGGCGCACCGTGTCCCAGGCCGACGTGGCCCGGTACACCGGCTGGATGCAGCGCCACGGCTGCTCCTAG
- the LOC141427597 gene encoding katanin p60 ATPase-containing subunit A1-like isoform X1 has translation MTNDGKAGGSEAKEAGEARGSWPRRSEDVKIEFGFGVPLGAMGAHPAFHSAWDIGCPSSSFHQMARMMDRMMNESLQPFGFARMSTRRGDDSKEPPRDGLRTERSDTRRERAKQPDTHAANGTRHPPTQVVRPTHVNTFQEQPMDQAKQSDPTTEKWAGTLRRRDPDIQPTLPSIVSRKTSTASSMGSGRKTRSVERIPKTSRARQLVPIKPIPRKSDIPAEAGDVTIFEKDEKVFDATGYELHLVETLERDILQKNPDVRWRDVIGLDDAKSVLQEAMVLPLVMPDYFKGIRRPWKGVLLTGPPGTGKTLLARAVATECRTTFFNVSSATLTSKYRGDSEKLVRLLFDMAAFYAPSTIFLDEVDSLCAVRGADSEHEASRRFKAELLIQMDGLSAVFHRDKIIMVLAATNHPWDIDEAFRRRFEKRIYIGLPDETTRVKLLKLCLREVVLADDVDLKDLASKLDGYSGSDICNLCRDAAMMTMRRKIAGKSPDQIRHLKRSELEAPISRDDLAAATDKTRRTVSQADVARYTGWMQRHGCS, from the exons ATGACGAACGACGGGAAAGCCGGTGGCTCGGAGGCGAAAGAGGCGGGGGAGGCGCGAGGGTCGTGGCCGCGGAGGTCGGAGGACGTCAAGATAGAGTTTGGGTTCGGTGTGCCCTTGGGAGCCATGGGGGCGCATCCTGCGTTTCACTCCGCTTGGGACATTGGCTG CCCGTCCTCCTCCTTCCACCAAATGGCCAGGATGATGGACAGAATGATGAACGAGAGTCTGCAGCCGttcggcttcgcccgcatgagCACAAGACGAGGGGACGACAGCAAAGAACCGCCTCGCGATGGCCTCAGGACCGAGAGGAGCGACACGAGGCGAGAGCGCGCCAAGCAGCCCGATACGCATGCTGCTAACGGTACGCGGCATCCACCTACACAAG TGGTAAGACCAACGCATGTGAACACGTTCCAAGAGCAACCGATGGACCAGGCCAAACAATCAGACCCTACAACAGAGAAATGGGCCGGCACGCTACGCCGGAGGGACCCCGACATACAACCCACTTTACCCTCAATTGTGTCTCGAAAAACGTCCACAGCATCCTCAATGGGCAGCGGAAGGAAAACACGATCAGTCGAAAGGATACCGAAAACCTCAAGAGCAAGGCAGTTGGTGCCAATCAAACCTATACCCCGAAAAAGCGACATACCCGCAGAAGCAGGTGATGTCACCATTTTTGAAAAAGATGAGAAAGTCTTCGATGCGACGGGCTATGAACTACATCTTGTTGAGACTTTAGAAAGGGACATACTGCAAAAGAATCCTGATGTTCGCTGGAGAGATGTCATAGGTTTGGATGATGCAAAATCTGTGCTGCAAGAGGCTATGGTTTTGCCGCTTGTTATGCCTGATTATTTTAAG GGTATTCGTAGACCATGGAAAGGCGTGCTGCTGACAGGTCCCCCAGGCACGGGGAAGACGCTTCTGGCGCGGGCGGTGGCCACTGAATGCAGGACCACGTTCTTCAATGTATCCTCTGCTACCCTCACATCTAAGTATCGCGGGGATTCGGAGAAACTGGTTCGGCTGCTGTTCGATATG GCGGCATTCTACGCACCGAGTACCATTTTCCTGGACGAAGTGGATTCGCTCTGCGCAGTGCGAGGCGCGGACTCAGAGCATGAAGCTTCCAGGCGGTTCAAAGCTGAACTCCTCATTCAGATGGATGGATTATCAGCCGTTTT TCATCGAGACAAAATCATTATGGTGTTGGCAGCAACCAACCACCCATGGGACATCGATGAGGCGTTCCGCAGACGGTTCGAGAAGAGGATCTACATCGGTCTACCGGACG AAACGACGCGCGTAAAGTTGCTAAAACTATGTCTGCGAGAAGTGGTGCTGGCAGATGACGTGGACTTGAAAGACCTGGCTTCTAAGCTGGATGGCTATAGCGGGTCCGACATCTGCAACCTGTGCAG AGACGCAGCAATGATGACGATGCGCCGCAAGATCGCCGGCAAGTCCCCGGATCAGATCCGGCACCTCAAGCGGTCGGAGCTGGAGGCGCCCATCTCCCGGGACGACCTGGCAGCTGCCACGGACAAGACCAGGCGCACCGTGTCCCAGGCCGACGTGGCCCGGTACACCGGCTGGATGCAGCGCCACGGCTGCTCCTAG
- the LOC141427597 gene encoding katanin p60 ATPase-containing subunit A1-like isoform X3: protein MFLANVRRVLMPTMDFGFGDFLYPNVRGLRQFFEQPVVTPSSSFHQMARMMDRMMNESLQPFGFARMSTRRGDDSKEPPRDGLRTERSDTRRERAKQPDTHAANGTRHPPTQVVRPTHVNTFQEQPMDQAKQSDPTTEKWAGTLRRRDPDIQPTLPSIVSRKTSTASSMGSGRKTRSVERIPKTSRARQLVPIKPIPRKSDIPAEAGDVTIFEKDEKVFDATGYELHLVETLERDILQKNPDVRWRDVIGLDDAKSVLQEAMVLPLVMPDYFKGIRRPWKGVLLTGPPGTGKTLLARAVATECRTTFFNVSSATLTSKYRGDSEKLVRLLFDMAAFYAPSTIFLDEVDSLCAVRGADSEHEASRRFKAELLIQMDGLSAVFHRDKIIMVLAATNHPWDIDEAFRRRFEKRIYIGLPDETTRVKLLKLCLREVVLADDVDLKDLASKLDGYSGSDICNLCRDAAMMTMRRKIAGKSPDQIRHLKRSELEAPISRDDLAAATDKTRRTVSQADVARYTGWMQRHGCS, encoded by the exons ATGTTTTTAGCAAATGTTCGAAGAGTTTTGATGCCCACTATGGATTTTGGCTTCGGTGATTTCTTGTACCCTAATGTCAGGGGGCTACGACAGTTCTTTGAACAACCAGTCGTCAC CCCGTCCTCCTCCTTCCACCAAATGGCCAGGATGATGGACAGAATGATGAACGAGAGTCTGCAGCCGttcggcttcgcccgcatgagCACAAGACGAGGGGACGACAGCAAAGAACCGCCTCGCGATGGCCTCAGGACCGAGAGGAGCGACACGAGGCGAGAGCGCGCCAAGCAGCCCGATACGCATGCTGCTAACGGTACGCGGCATCCACCTACACAAG TGGTAAGACCAACGCATGTGAACACGTTCCAAGAGCAACCGATGGACCAGGCCAAACAATCAGACCCTACAACAGAGAAATGGGCCGGCACGCTACGCCGGAGGGACCCCGACATACAACCCACTTTACCCTCAATTGTGTCTCGAAAAACGTCCACAGCATCCTCAATGGGCAGCGGAAGGAAAACACGATCAGTCGAAAGGATACCGAAAACCTCAAGAGCAAGGCAGTTGGTGCCAATCAAACCTATACCCCGAAAAAGCGACATACCCGCAGAAGCAGGTGATGTCACCATTTTTGAAAAAGATGAGAAAGTCTTCGATGCGACGGGCTATGAACTACATCTTGTTGAGACTTTAGAAAGGGACATACTGCAAAAGAATCCTGATGTTCGCTGGAGAGATGTCATAGGTTTGGATGATGCAAAATCTGTGCTGCAAGAGGCTATGGTTTTGCCGCTTGTTATGCCTGATTATTTTAAG GGTATTCGTAGACCATGGAAAGGCGTGCTGCTGACAGGTCCCCCAGGCACGGGGAAGACGCTTCTGGCGCGGGCGGTGGCCACTGAATGCAGGACCACGTTCTTCAATGTATCCTCTGCTACCCTCACATCTAAGTATCGCGGGGATTCGGAGAAACTGGTTCGGCTGCTGTTCGATATG GCGGCATTCTACGCACCGAGTACCATTTTCCTGGACGAAGTGGATTCGCTCTGCGCAGTGCGAGGCGCGGACTCAGAGCATGAAGCTTCCAGGCGGTTCAAAGCTGAACTCCTCATTCAGATGGATGGATTATCAGCCGTTTT TCATCGAGACAAAATCATTATGGTGTTGGCAGCAACCAACCACCCATGGGACATCGATGAGGCGTTCCGCAGACGGTTCGAGAAGAGGATCTACATCGGTCTACCGGACG AAACGACGCGCGTAAAGTTGCTAAAACTATGTCTGCGAGAAGTGGTGCTGGCAGATGACGTGGACTTGAAAGACCTGGCTTCTAAGCTGGATGGCTATAGCGGGTCCGACATCTGCAACCTGTGCAG AGACGCAGCAATGATGACGATGCGCCGCAAGATCGCCGGCAAGTCCCCGGATCAGATCCGGCACCTCAAGCGGTCGGAGCTGGAGGCGCCCATCTCCCGGGACGACCTGGCAGCTGCCACGGACAAGACCAGGCGCACCGTGTCCCAGGCCGACGTGGCCCGGTACACCGGCTGGATGCAGCGCCACGGCTGCTCCTAG
- the LOC141427597 gene encoding katanin p60 ATPase-containing subunit A1-like isoform X2 has product MTNDGKAGGSEAKEAGEARGSWPRRSEDVKIEFGFGVPLGAMGAHPAFHSAWDIGCPSSSFHQMARMMDRMMNESLQPFGFARMSTRRGDDSKEPPRDGLRTERSDTRRERAKQPDTHAANVVRPTHVNTFQEQPMDQAKQSDPTTEKWAGTLRRRDPDIQPTLPSIVSRKTSTASSMGSGRKTRSVERIPKTSRARQLVPIKPIPRKSDIPAEAGDVTIFEKDEKVFDATGYELHLVETLERDILQKNPDVRWRDVIGLDDAKSVLQEAMVLPLVMPDYFKGIRRPWKGVLLTGPPGTGKTLLARAVATECRTTFFNVSSATLTSKYRGDSEKLVRLLFDMAAFYAPSTIFLDEVDSLCAVRGADSEHEASRRFKAELLIQMDGLSAVFHRDKIIMVLAATNHPWDIDEAFRRRFEKRIYIGLPDETTRVKLLKLCLREVVLADDVDLKDLASKLDGYSGSDICNLCRDAAMMTMRRKIAGKSPDQIRHLKRSELEAPISRDDLAAATDKTRRTVSQADVARYTGWMQRHGCS; this is encoded by the exons ATGACGAACGACGGGAAAGCCGGTGGCTCGGAGGCGAAAGAGGCGGGGGAGGCGCGAGGGTCGTGGCCGCGGAGGTCGGAGGACGTCAAGATAGAGTTTGGGTTCGGTGTGCCCTTGGGAGCCATGGGGGCGCATCCTGCGTTTCACTCCGCTTGGGACATTGGCTG CCCGTCCTCCTCCTTCCACCAAATGGCCAGGATGATGGACAGAATGATGAACGAGAGTCTGCAGCCGttcggcttcgcccgcatgagCACAAGACGAGGGGACGACAGCAAAGAACCGCCTCGCGATGGCCTCAGGACCGAGAGGAGCGACACGAGGCGAGAGCGCGCCAAGCAGCCCGATACGCATGCTGCTAACG TGGTAAGACCAACGCATGTGAACACGTTCCAAGAGCAACCGATGGACCAGGCCAAACAATCAGACCCTACAACAGAGAAATGGGCCGGCACGCTACGCCGGAGGGACCCCGACATACAACCCACTTTACCCTCAATTGTGTCTCGAAAAACGTCCACAGCATCCTCAATGGGCAGCGGAAGGAAAACACGATCAGTCGAAAGGATACCGAAAACCTCAAGAGCAAGGCAGTTGGTGCCAATCAAACCTATACCCCGAAAAAGCGACATACCCGCAGAAGCAGGTGATGTCACCATTTTTGAAAAAGATGAGAAAGTCTTCGATGCGACGGGCTATGAACTACATCTTGTTGAGACTTTAGAAAGGGACATACTGCAAAAGAATCCTGATGTTCGCTGGAGAGATGTCATAGGTTTGGATGATGCAAAATCTGTGCTGCAAGAGGCTATGGTTTTGCCGCTTGTTATGCCTGATTATTTTAAG GGTATTCGTAGACCATGGAAAGGCGTGCTGCTGACAGGTCCCCCAGGCACGGGGAAGACGCTTCTGGCGCGGGCGGTGGCCACTGAATGCAGGACCACGTTCTTCAATGTATCCTCTGCTACCCTCACATCTAAGTATCGCGGGGATTCGGAGAAACTGGTTCGGCTGCTGTTCGATATG GCGGCATTCTACGCACCGAGTACCATTTTCCTGGACGAAGTGGATTCGCTCTGCGCAGTGCGAGGCGCGGACTCAGAGCATGAAGCTTCCAGGCGGTTCAAAGCTGAACTCCTCATTCAGATGGATGGATTATCAGCCGTTTT TCATCGAGACAAAATCATTATGGTGTTGGCAGCAACCAACCACCCATGGGACATCGATGAGGCGTTCCGCAGACGGTTCGAGAAGAGGATCTACATCGGTCTACCGGACG AAACGACGCGCGTAAAGTTGCTAAAACTATGTCTGCGAGAAGTGGTGCTGGCAGATGACGTGGACTTGAAAGACCTGGCTTCTAAGCTGGATGGCTATAGCGGGTCCGACATCTGCAACCTGTGCAG AGACGCAGCAATGATGACGATGCGCCGCAAGATCGCCGGCAAGTCCCCGGATCAGATCCGGCACCTCAAGCGGTCGGAGCTGGAGGCGCCCATCTCCCGGGACGACCTGGCAGCTGCCACGGACAAGACCAGGCGCACCGTGTCCCAGGCCGACGTGGCCCGGTACACCGGCTGGATGCAGCGCCACGGCTGCTCCTAG